A genomic window from Pseudomonas argentinensis includes:
- a CDS encoding bifunctional 4-hydroxy-2-oxoglutarate aldolase/2-dehydro-3-deoxy-phosphogluconate aldolase, protein MTQAISRPAPTMAEKIDSIDALCARARIMPVITIAREEDILPMADALDAGGLQVLEITLRSPHGLTAIRRLREERPHLCVGAGTVLDRNMLAAVEEAGAQFVVSPGCTDDLLRAALECPVPMLPGVASASEIMVGYALGYRRFKLFPAEVCGGTAALKALGGPFGDIRFCPTGGVGPANLQRYMALPNVMCVGGSWMLDSSKGWDAVRQASAEALALLD, encoded by the coding sequence ATGACACAAGCCATCAGCCGCCCAGCCCCGACCATGGCGGAGAAGATCGACAGCATCGACGCGCTCTGCGCCCGAGCGCGGATCATGCCGGTGATCACCATCGCCCGGGAGGAAGACATTCTGCCAATGGCCGACGCCCTGGATGCCGGCGGCCTGCAGGTGCTGGAAATCACCCTGCGCTCGCCCCATGGCCTGACCGCCATCCGCCGCCTGCGAGAGGAGCGCCCGCACCTGTGCGTGGGCGCCGGCACGGTGCTCGACCGCAACATGCTAGCCGCGGTGGAAGAGGCCGGCGCGCAGTTCGTCGTCAGCCCCGGCTGCACCGACGACCTGCTGCGCGCCGCGCTGGAGTGCCCGGTGCCGATGCTGCCGGGCGTGGCCAGCGCTTCGGAGATCATGGTCGGCTACGCCCTAGGCTATCGCCGCTTCAAGCTGTTCCCGGCGGAGGTCTGTGGCGGCACCGCCGCGCTCAAGGCGCTGGGCGGCCCGTTCGGTGATATCCGTTTCTGCCCGACTGGCGGCGTGGGCCCGGCCAACCTGCAGCGCTACATGGCATTGCCCAACGTGATGTGCGTGGGCGGCAGCTGGATGCTCGACAGCAGCAAAGGCTGGGACGCCGTGCGCCAGGCCAGTGCCGAGGCGCTCGCCCTGCTGGACTGA
- the pgl gene encoding 6-phosphogluconolactonase: protein MAISDLEFPVGVVARSHSDAQQLAQALAENVAGALRDAIDSHGRATLVVSGGRSPIAFFKALSQQPLAWAKVLVSLADERWVPTSHEDSNEALVRRHLLQGPAAEAQLLGLYQSAATLEQAAQLAEQALRDLPSIDVLILGMGTDGHTASLFPNSPNLDEALSDECPRRCLPMLAPSVPHQRLTLTLPLLKAAHLPLLAIEGQGKLEVLEQALQQDNHKNMPISAFLRAPLEIYWCP from the coding sequence ATGGCGATCTCTGACCTCGAATTTCCCGTGGGCGTGGTCGCCCGCAGCCACAGCGACGCCCAGCAACTGGCCCAGGCCCTGGCCGAGAACGTGGCCGGCGCGCTGCGTGACGCCATCGACAGCCACGGCCGGGCTACCCTGGTGGTCTCCGGCGGGCGCAGCCCGATTGCCTTCTTCAAGGCGCTTTCGCAACAGCCGCTGGCCTGGGCCAAGGTGTTGGTGAGCCTGGCCGACGAGCGCTGGGTACCGACCAGCCACGAAGACAGCAACGAGGCGCTGGTGCGCCGCCACCTGCTGCAGGGGCCGGCGGCCGAGGCGCAATTGCTGGGGCTGTACCAGAGCGCCGCTACCCTCGAACAGGCGGCGCAGCTTGCCGAACAGGCGCTGCGTGACCTGCCGAGCATCGACGTGCTGATACTGGGCATGGGCACCGATGGCCATACCGCCTCGTTGTTTCCCAACAGTCCCAATCTGGACGAGGCGCTCAGCGATGAATGCCCGCGCCGTTGCCTGCCGATGCTGGCACCAAGCGTGCCTCATCAGCGGCTGACCCTGACCCTGCCGTTGCTCAAGGCGGCGCACCTGCCGCTGCTGGCCATCGAGGGGCAGGGCAAGCTCGAGGTGCTCGAACAGGCCCTGCAGCAAGACAATCACAAGAACATGCCGATCAGCGCGTTTCTGCGCGCGCCGCTCGAAATCTACTGGTGCCCCTAG
- the zwf gene encoding glucose-6-phosphate dehydrogenase, which yields MSMIPVEPCTLALFGALGDLALRKLFPALYQLDRAGLLHEDTQLLALARDGGDPDKHLSTIDAHLRRYLPAPELDEAVMQRFQARLRYLSMEFLPPDNYPQLAEAVGSGRQLIAYFATPASVYGGICANLAAVGLAEGTRVVLEKPIGHDLHSSRAVNDAVAAYFPETQVYRIDHYLGKETVQNLIALRFANSLFETQWNQNHITHVEITVAEKVGIEGRWGYFDKAGQLRDMIQNHLLQLLCLIAMDPPGDLSADAIRDEKVKVLKALEPMTAEQLSRHVVRGQYVAGTSDGKPVPGYLEEENSNAQSDTETFVALRADIRNWRWAGVPFYLRTGKRMAQKLSQIVIHFKEPPHYIFAPEQRQLIGNKLIIRLQPDESISLQVMTKDQGLDKGMQLRSGPLQLNFSATYKSARIPDAYERLLLEVMRGNQNLFVRKDEIEHAWQWCDQLIDGWKKLGDPPKPYVAGTWGPMSSIALITRDGRAWYGDL from the coding sequence ATGTCGATGATTCCCGTTGAGCCTTGTACCCTCGCTTTGTTCGGCGCCCTGGGCGACCTGGCATTGCGCAAGCTGTTTCCCGCCCTCTACCAGCTCGACCGCGCCGGGCTGCTGCACGAGGATACCCAGTTGCTCGCCCTGGCACGCGACGGTGGCGACCCCGACAAGCACCTGAGCACCATCGATGCCCATCTGCGCCGCTACCTGCCGGCTCCTGAGCTCGATGAGGCGGTGATGCAGCGCTTCCAGGCGCGCCTGCGCTACCTGAGCATGGAGTTCCTGCCGCCGGACAATTACCCGCAACTGGCCGAAGCGGTGGGCAGTGGCCGTCAACTGATCGCCTACTTCGCCACCCCGGCCTCGGTGTACGGCGGCATCTGCGCCAACCTCGCCGCGGTCGGCCTGGCCGAGGGCACCCGGGTGGTGCTGGAAAAACCCATCGGCCACGACCTGCACTCGTCGCGCGCGGTCAACGATGCGGTGGCCGCCTATTTCCCGGAAACCCAGGTCTATCGGATCGACCATTACCTGGGCAAGGAAACGGTGCAGAACCTGATCGCCCTGCGTTTCGCCAACAGCCTGTTCGAAACCCAGTGGAACCAGAACCACATCACCCACGTGGAAATCACCGTGGCGGAGAAGGTCGGCATCGAGGGCCGCTGGGGCTATTTCGACAAGGCCGGCCAACTGCGCGACATGATCCAGAACCACCTCTTGCAGCTGCTCTGCCTGATCGCCATGGACCCGCCCGGCGACCTGTCGGCCGACGCCATCCGTGACGAGAAGGTCAAGGTGCTCAAGGCCCTGGAGCCGATGACCGCCGAGCAGTTGTCACGCCACGTGGTGCGTGGCCAGTACGTGGCCGGCACCAGCGACGGCAAGCCGGTGCCCGGCTACCTGGAAGAAGAGAATTCCAACGCCCAGAGCGACACCGAAACCTTCGTCGCCCTGCGCGCCGACATCCGCAACTGGCGCTGGGCCGGCGTGCCGTTCTACCTGCGTACCGGCAAGCGCATGGCGCAGAAGCTGTCGCAGATCGTCATCCACTTCAAGGAACCGCCGCACTACATCTTCGCCCCGGAACAGCGCCAGCTGATCGGTAACAAGCTGATCATCCGCCTGCAGCCGGACGAGAGCATTTCCCTGCAGGTGATGACCAAGGACCAGGGCCTGGACAAGGGCATGCAGCTGCGCAGCGGTCCGCTGCAGCTGAATTTCTCCGCGACCTACAAGAGCGCGCGGATTCCCGATGCCTACGAGCGCTTGCTGCTGGAAGTGATGCGCGGCAACCAGAACCTGTTCGTGCGCAAGGACGAAATCGAGCACGCCTGGCAGTGGTGCGATCAATTGATCGACGGCTGGAAAAAACTCGGCGACCCACCCAAACCCTATGTCGCCGGCACCTGGGGGCCGATGAGCTCCATCGCCCTGATCACTCGCGACGGGAGGGCCTGGTATGGCGATCTCTGA
- a CDS encoding MurR/RpiR family transcriptional regulator — MRNLLEQIQGRLESLNKAERKVAEVILLNPQQATRLSIAALAQAAQVSEPTVNRFCRSFGVNGYPELKMQLAQSLASGAAYVSRAVEADDGPEAYTRKIFGSAIASLDSAWQSLDANLISRAVDLLIQARQIHFFGLGASAPVALDAQHKFFRFNLAVSAHADVLMQRMLASVAHTGDLFVIISYTGRTRELVEVARLARENGASVLGLTAAGSPLAQACSLSVHIPLPEDTDIYMPMTSRIIQLTVLDVLATGMTLRRGADFQPHLRKIKESLNASRYPASEEPL; from the coding sequence GTGCGCAACCTTCTCGAACAGATCCAGGGCCGCCTCGAGAGCCTCAACAAGGCCGAACGCAAGGTCGCCGAAGTGATCCTGCTCAACCCGCAGCAGGCCACCCGCCTGAGCATCGCCGCCCTCGCCCAGGCCGCCCAGGTCAGCGAGCCGACGGTCAACCGCTTCTGCCGTTCGTTCGGCGTCAACGGTTATCCGGAACTGAAGATGCAACTGGCCCAGAGCCTGGCCAGCGGCGCGGCCTACGTGAGCCGTGCGGTGGAAGCCGACGACGGCCCCGAGGCCTATACCCGCAAGATCTTCGGCAGCGCCATCGCCTCGCTGGACAGCGCCTGGCAAAGCCTGGATGCCAACCTGATCAGCCGCGCCGTCGACCTGCTGATCCAGGCCCGGCAGATCCACTTCTTCGGCCTGGGCGCCTCGGCACCCGTGGCCCTGGATGCCCAGCACAAGTTCTTTCGCTTCAACCTGGCGGTATCGGCCCATGCCGACGTGCTGATGCAGCGCATGCTCGCCTCGGTGGCGCATACGGGCGATCTGTTCGTGATCATTTCCTACACCGGCCGCACCCGCGAGCTGGTCGAGGTGGCGCGCCTGGCGCGGGAGAATGGTGCCTCGGTGCTCGGCCTGACCGCTGCCGGCTCGCCGCTGGCCCAGGCCTGCAGCCTCAGTGTGCACATTCCGCTACCCGAAGACACCGACATCTACATGCCGATGACCTCGCGGATCATCCAGCTGACCGTGCTCGATGTACTGGCAACCGGCATGACCCTGCGCCGCGGCGCGGACTTCCAGCCGCACCTGCGCAAGATCAAGGAAAGCCTCAACGCCAGCCGTTATCCGGCCAGCGAAGAGCCGCTTTAG
- a CDS encoding maltoporin, producing MKRSAGIGLAMALGSLTLPVTSMALEFSGYVRSGAGTADGNGRQSCFQLPGARSKYRLGNECEHYAELDLRQDLFTLDDGSVLSIEGMAQLFNEYGHTPKFTGDHGTARMNQMYAEWSNMPALNGGSLWAGRRFYKRNDIHISDFYYWNQSATGFGIDEMKIGDYKYSYVFSRKDSYDQKEYINRHDFNVGGFVTNPGGEIEVGVSYIDKPSSVEDSNSGWAVTGQHVQKNFLGLSGDNKLALQYGEGPGTGLGYTGDPTLDRGAKSWRVVEFFDFQLTPRLGGQVQAVYQKDKREDGGDQDWWSVGGRTSYAFTQQFKLVGEIGHDQVDASGGTRKLSKFTVAPTWSPNGPGFFERPEIRLYYTYATWNKAAQEAANLLAEGSALSDTGAFGSARNGSNFGVQVEYWWK from the coding sequence ATGAAACGATCAGCAGGTATCGGTCTGGCCATGGCGCTGGGCTCCCTGACACTGCCGGTTACGAGCATGGCGCTGGAGTTTTCCGGCTACGTGCGCAGCGGCGCCGGCACGGCCGATGGCAATGGCCGGCAGTCATGCTTCCAGCTGCCGGGTGCGCGTTCCAAGTACCGCTTGGGTAACGAGTGCGAGCACTACGCCGAGCTGGATCTGCGCCAGGATCTGTTCACGCTCGACGATGGCTCGGTGCTGAGCATCGAGGGCATGGCCCAGCTGTTCAACGAGTACGGGCACACGCCGAAATTCACCGGTGACCACGGCACCGCGCGGATGAACCAGATGTATGCCGAGTGGAGCAACATGCCGGCACTCAACGGCGGTTCGCTGTGGGCCGGGCGGCGCTTCTACAAACGTAACGACATTCATATCTCCGACTTCTACTACTGGAACCAGAGCGCCACCGGTTTCGGTATCGACGAGATGAAGATCGGTGACTACAAGTACAGCTACGTGTTCTCGCGCAAGGACAGCTACGACCAGAAGGAATACATCAACCGCCACGACTTCAACGTCGGCGGCTTCGTGACCAACCCGGGCGGCGAAATCGAGGTTGGCGTCAGCTATATCGACAAGCCATCCTCCGTCGAGGATTCGAACAGCGGCTGGGCGGTGACCGGCCAGCACGTGCAGAAGAACTTCCTCGGCCTCAGCGGTGACAACAAACTGGCCCTGCAGTACGGCGAAGGGCCGGGTACCGGCCTGGGCTACACCGGCGACCCGACCCTGGATCGCGGCGCCAAGAGCTGGCGCGTGGTCGAGTTCTTCGACTTCCAGCTGACCCCACGCCTGGGCGGTCAGGTGCAGGCCGTGTACCAGAAGGACAAGCGTGAAGATGGCGGCGACCAGGACTGGTGGTCGGTGGGCGGGCGTACCAGCTATGCCTTCACCCAGCAGTTCAAGCTGGTCGGCGAGATCGGCCATGACCAGGTGGACGCGTCCGGCGGTACCCGCAAACTGAGCAAGTTCACCGTCGCGCCCACCTGGTCGCCGAACGGCCCCGGCTTCTTCGAGCGCCCGGAAATTCGCCTGTATTACACCTACGCCACCTGGAACAAGGCGGCGCAGGAGGCGGCGAATCTGCTGGCCGAGGGCTCGGCCCTGTCCGACACCGGTGCGTTCGGTAGTGCGCGCAACGGCTCGAACTTCGGTGTGCAGGTGGAGTACTGGTGGAAATAG
- a CDS encoding ABC transporter ATP-binding protein, with translation MATLELRNVNKSYGSGLTDTLKRIDLKIDDGEFLILVGPSGCGKSTLMNCIAGLENISNGAILVDDADISGMSPKDRDIAMVFQSYALYPTMNVRDNIAFGLKMRKLPAAAIDEEVARVAKLLQIEHLLARKPGQLSGGQQQRVAMGRALARRPKIYLFDEPLSNLDAKLRVEMRTEIKLMHQRLKTTTVYVTHDQIEAMTLGDKVAVMKEGVIQQFGTPQQIYNDPANQFVASFIGSPPMNFIPVQLQRRDGQVWALLASSIGRCELPLGELPEGTEQRDMLLGVRPEQVQLAAGAAQATALPAQVEVTEPTGPDTLVFVTVNDSKLCCRLAPDQAPPVGQHLELHIDASRALLFDAQSGERVRPLARAAQPDNVTSLANR, from the coding sequence ATGGCAACGCTCGAACTGCGCAACGTCAACAAGTCCTACGGCAGCGGCCTGACGGACACGCTGAAACGCATCGATCTGAAGATCGATGATGGCGAATTCCTGATCCTGGTCGGTCCCTCGGGCTGTGGTAAATCCACCCTGATGAACTGCATCGCCGGCCTGGAGAACATCAGCAATGGCGCGATCCTGGTCGACGACGCCGATATCAGCGGCATGAGTCCCAAGGATCGCGACATCGCCATGGTGTTCCAGTCCTACGCGCTGTACCCGACCATGAACGTACGGGACAACATCGCCTTCGGCCTGAAGATGCGCAAGTTGCCCGCGGCGGCCATCGACGAGGAGGTGGCCCGGGTCGCCAAGCTGTTGCAGATCGAACACCTGCTGGCGCGCAAACCCGGCCAGCTCTCCGGCGGCCAGCAGCAGCGCGTGGCCATGGGCCGTGCGTTGGCGCGGCGGCCGAAGATCTACCTGTTCGATGAGCCGCTGTCGAACCTCGACGCCAAGCTGCGGGTGGAGATGCGCACCGAAATCAAGCTGATGCACCAGCGCCTGAAGACCACCACGGTGTACGTCACCCACGACCAGATCGAAGCCATGACCCTGGGCGACAAGGTCGCGGTGATGAAGGAGGGCGTGATCCAGCAGTTCGGCACCCCGCAACAGATCTACAACGACCCGGCGAACCAGTTCGTGGCCAGCTTCATCGGCTCGCCGCCGATGAACTTCATCCCCGTGCAGCTGCAGCGCCGCGACGGTCAGGTGTGGGCGCTGCTCGCGTCGTCCATCGGCCGCTGCGAGCTGCCCCTGGGCGAGCTGCCGGAAGGCACCGAGCAGCGCGACATGCTGCTTGGCGTGCGCCCGGAGCAGGTGCAGCTTGCCGCCGGCGCGGCACAAGCGACTGCGCTGCCTGCGCAGGTGGAAGTCACCGAACCCACCGGACCGGACACCCTGGTGTTCGTCACCGTCAACGACAGCAAGCTGTGCTGTCGCCTGGCGCCGGATCAGGCGCCGCCGGTCGGTCAGCACCTGGAACTGCACATCGATGCCTCCCGGGCGCTGCTGTTCGATGCCCAGAGCGGCGAGCGGGTGCGGCCCCTGGCCCGCGCGGCACAGCCAGACAACGTCACCTCGTTAGCGAATCGTTGA
- a CDS encoding carbohydrate ABC transporter permease, with protein sequence MTKAFSPSRLAIHATLLFAAALYLVPLVVMLLTSFKTPEDVRAGNLLSLPDAFTLIGWVKAWDVVGGHFWNSAKMAIPAVLISTAIGALNGYVLSMWRFRGSQLFFGLLLFGCFLPFQTILLPASFTLGKFGLANTTVGLVLVHVVYGIAFTTLFFRNFYVSVPDALVKAARLDGAGFFTIFGRILLPMSVPIIMVCLIWQFTQIWNDFLFGVVFASGDAQPITVALNNLVNTSTGAKEYNVDMAAAMIAGLPTLLVYILAGKYFLRGLTAGAVKG encoded by the coding sequence ATGACTAAGGCCTTCAGTCCAAGCCGCCTGGCGATTCACGCCACCCTGTTGTTCGCCGCCGCGCTATACCTGGTGCCCCTGGTGGTGATGCTGCTGACCAGCTTCAAGACCCCCGAGGACGTGCGCGCCGGCAACCTGCTGTCGCTGCCCGACGCCTTTACCCTGATCGGCTGGGTCAAGGCCTGGGACGTGGTCGGCGGGCATTTCTGGAACTCGGCGAAGATGGCCATTCCGGCGGTGCTGATCTCCACGGCGATCGGCGCGCTGAACGGCTACGTGCTGTCGATGTGGCGCTTCCGCGGCTCGCAGCTGTTCTTCGGCCTGCTGCTGTTCGGCTGCTTCCTGCCGTTCCAGACCATCCTGCTGCCGGCCTCCTTCACCCTCGGCAAGTTCGGCCTGGCCAACACCACCGTCGGCCTGGTGCTGGTCCACGTGGTCTACGGCATCGCCTTCACCACGCTGTTCTTCCGCAACTTCTACGTCAGCGTGCCGGATGCCCTGGTCAAGGCGGCGCGCCTGGATGGCGCCGGGTTCTTCACCATCTTCGGGCGCATCCTGCTGCCCATGTCGGTGCCGATCATCATGGTCTGCCTGATCTGGCAGTTCACCCAGATCTGGAACGATTTCCTGTTCGGTGTGGTGTTCGCCAGTGGCGACGCCCAGCCGATCACCGTGGCCCTCAACAACCTGGTCAACACCAGCACCGGGGCCAAGGAATACAACGTGGACATGGCCGCGGCGATGATCGCCGGGCTGCCGACCCTGCTGGTGTACATCCTGGCGGGCAAGTACTTCCTGCGCGGCCTCACGGCCGGCGCGGTCAAGGGTTGA
- a CDS encoding carbohydrate ABC transporter permease: MSVTTVIGKASPFDALQRWLPKLVLAPTMLVVLVGFYGYILWTAVLSFTNSSFMPSYKWVGLQQYIRLLDNDRWWVASKNLMVFGGLFIGISLVIGVLLAVLLDQRIRREGFIRTIYLYPMALSMIVTGTAWKWLLNPGLGLDKLLRDWGWEGFRLDWLVDPDRVVYCLVIAAVWQASGFVMALFLAGLRGVDQSIIRAAQVDGANLPTIYMRIVLPSLRPVFFSAVMILAHIAIKSFDLVAAMTAGGPGYASDLPAMFMYNFTFSRGQMGIGSASAMLMLGAILAILVPYLYSELRGKRHD, encoded by the coding sequence ATGAGTGTCACGACGGTAATCGGCAAGGCTTCACCCTTCGATGCGCTGCAGCGCTGGCTGCCCAAGCTGGTACTGGCGCCCACCATGCTGGTGGTGCTGGTGGGGTTCTACGGCTACATCCTGTGGACGGCGGTGCTGTCGTTCACCAATTCCAGCTTCATGCCCAGCTACAAGTGGGTGGGCCTGCAGCAGTACATACGTTTGCTGGACAACGACCGCTGGTGGGTCGCCAGCAAGAACCTGATGGTGTTTGGCGGCCTGTTCATCGGCATCAGCCTGGTCATCGGCGTGTTGCTGGCGGTGCTGCTCGATCAGCGCATCCGCCGCGAAGGCTTCATCCGCACCATCTACCTGTACCCCATGGCGCTGTCGATGATCGTCACCGGCACCGCCTGGAAATGGCTGCTCAACCCTGGCCTGGGCCTGGACAAGCTGCTGCGTGACTGGGGCTGGGAAGGCTTTCGCCTGGACTGGCTGGTGGACCCCGACCGAGTCGTCTACTGCCTGGTGATCGCTGCCGTGTGGCAGGCCTCGGGCTTCGTCATGGCGCTGTTCCTGGCCGGGCTGCGCGGCGTCGACCAGTCGATCATCCGCGCTGCCCAGGTGGACGGCGCGAATCTTCCGACCATCTATATGCGCATCGTGCTGCCGAGCCTGCGGCCGGTGTTCTTCAGCGCGGTGATGATCCTCGCCCATATCGCCATCAAGAGCTTCGACCTGGTGGCGGCGATGACCGCGGGCGGGCCTGGCTACGCCTCCGACCTGCCGGCGATGTTCATGTACAACTTCACCTTCAGCCGCGGCCAGATGGGCATCGGTTCGGCCAGCGCGATGCTGATGCTCGGCGCGATCCTGGCGATCCTGGTGCCGTACCTCTACTCGGAATTGCGAGGCAAGCGCCATGACTAA
- a CDS encoding ABC transporter substrate-binding protein, whose product MNAITRLATAVSLASLFPLTALAADSKGTVEVVHWWTSGGEAAAVKVLRELVEKDGYTWKDSAVAGGAGSAAMTVLKTRVVSGNPPGAAQIKGPDLQEWGALDLLAPLDDVAKANNWDGLLSKTVSNTMKYDGHYVAVPVNIHRVNWLWINPAVFKKAGIDKAPTTLDELYAAGDKLKAAGFTPLAHGGQPWQDSTVFEGLVLGIMGAEGYHKAFVENDEATLTSPQMTEVFTALKKLSTYMDDNRAGRDWNLATAEVIDGKAGMQIMGDWAKSEWTAAGKMAGKDYQCVPMPGTAGSYTYNIDSLAMFRLKKEGDIAAQHALARIALEPEFQYVFNENKGSIPVRADLDMNKFDSCAQASMKDFQAADKAGKLEPSMAHSMATNLAVQGAIFDVVTNFMSDKNADPSKAGAQIAAAIKSAQ is encoded by the coding sequence ATGAACGCGATCACCCGTCTCGCTACTGCCGTTTCTCTCGCCTCCCTGTTTCCCCTCACCGCACTGGCGGCCGATTCCAAAGGTACGGTCGAAGTCGTGCATTGGTGGACCTCCGGTGGCGAAGCGGCAGCCGTGAAGGTTCTGCGTGAGCTGGTCGAAAAGGACGGCTACACCTGGAAGGACAGCGCCGTGGCCGGTGGTGCCGGCTCCGCCGCGATGACCGTACTCAAGACCCGCGTGGTCTCCGGCAACCCGCCAGGCGCTGCCCAGATCAAGGGCCCGGACCTGCAGGAGTGGGGCGCGCTGGATCTGCTCGCCCCGCTGGATGACGTGGCCAAGGCCAACAACTGGGATGGCCTGCTCTCGAAAACCGTTTCCAACACCATGAAGTACGACGGCCACTACGTCGCCGTGCCGGTGAACATCCACCGCGTCAACTGGCTGTGGATCAACCCGGCGGTGTTCAAGAAGGCCGGCATCGACAAGGCGCCGACCACCCTGGACGAACTCTACGCCGCCGGCGACAAGCTCAAGGCCGCCGGCTTCACGCCCCTGGCCCACGGTGGCCAGCCGTGGCAGGACAGCACCGTGTTCGAAGGCCTCGTGCTCGGCATCATGGGCGCCGAGGGCTACCACAAGGCGTTCGTCGAGAACGACGAGGCGACCCTGACCAGCCCGCAGATGACCGAAGTGTTCACCGCGCTGAAGAAGCTCTCCACCTACATGGACGACAACCGCGCCGGCCGTGACTGGAACCTGGCCACCGCGGAAGTCATCGACGGCAAGGCCGGCATGCAGATCATGGGCGACTGGGCGAAGAGCGAGTGGACCGCCGCCGGCAAGATGGCCGGCAAGGACTACCAGTGCGTACCGATGCCGGGCACCGCGGGCAGCTACACCTACAACATCGATTCCCTGGCCATGTTCAGGCTGAAGAAAGAGGGCGACATCGCCGCTCAGCACGCGCTGGCACGGATCGCCCTGGAGCCCGAGTTCCAGTACGTGTTCAACGAGAACAAGGGCTCGATCCCGGTGCGTGCGGACCTGGACATGAACAAGTTCGACAGCTGCGCCCAGGCCTCCATGAAGGATTTCCAGGCGGCCGACAAGGCCGGCAAGCTGGAGCCGAGCATGGCCCACAGCATGGCCACCAACCTGGCGGTGCAGGGGGCGATCTTCGATGTGGTCACCAACTTCATGAGCGACAAGAACGCCGACCCGAGCAAGGCCGGCGCGCAGATCGCCGCGGCGATCAAGTCGGCGCAGTAG
- a CDS encoding AGE family epimerase/isomerase, whose protein sequence is MIPSPLPADSWLVEPAHLAWLNAEGLRLLPFARAAKVEHGFAGLDETGALPPGASAELIHTTRMTHCFALAHLQGIAGHDALVDHGVAALQGRLRDEVAGGWFADATRRGDKSAYLHAFVALAASSAQAAGRPGADALLDEAISILELHFWSEEEGALRESFNRDWSEEEAYRGANSNMHGVEAFLALADVTGDSVWLQRALRIAERLIHGHAASRGHAVVEHFDRHWRALPEYNADNRADPFRPYGSTPGHSFEWARLLLHLEAALAHAGLAAPGWLLDDARGLFTSACRDAWHADGAPGLVYTLDWQAQPVVRARLHWVQAEASAAAAALLRRTGEPIYEQWYRRFWEFTSVHFIDLHQGSWHHELDTDNRPAASIWPGKPDLYHAYQAVVLPRLALAPSLATAFSRM, encoded by the coding sequence ATGATCCCATCCCCGTTACCCGCTGACAGCTGGCTGGTCGAGCCGGCCCACCTGGCCTGGCTGAATGCCGAAGGCCTGCGCCTGCTGCCGTTTGCCCGTGCCGCCAAGGTCGAACATGGCTTCGCCGGCCTCGATGAAACAGGTGCGCTGCCGCCCGGTGCCAGCGCCGAGCTGATCCATACCACCCGCATGACCCACTGTTTCGCCCTGGCTCACCTGCAGGGCATTGCCGGCCATGACGCGCTGGTCGATCACGGCGTTGCCGCGCTGCAGGGCAGGCTACGGGACGAAGTGGCCGGTGGCTGGTTCGCCGATGCCACTCGCCGTGGCGACAAGAGCGCTTACCTGCACGCCTTCGTGGCCCTGGCTGCCAGCTCCGCCCAGGCGGCCGGCCGGCCTGGAGCCGATGCACTGCTGGACGAAGCGATCAGCATTCTCGAGCTGCATTTCTGGAGCGAGGAGGAGGGGGCGCTACGCGAGAGCTTCAACCGTGACTGGTCCGAGGAAGAAGCCTACCGTGGTGCCAACAGCAATATGCATGGCGTGGAGGCATTTCTGGCCCTGGCCGACGTCACCGGCGACAGCGTCTGGCTGCAGCGCGCGCTGCGTATCGCCGAGCGGCTGATCCACGGGCATGCCGCCTCCCGTGGGCATGCCGTGGTCGAGCATTTCGACCGGCATTGGCGGGCGCTGCCGGAATACAACGCCGACAACCGCGCCGATCCATTCCGCCCCTATGGCAGCACGCCCGGCCACAGCTTCGAGTGGGCACGCCTGCTGTTGCACCTGGAAGCCGCCTTGGCGCATGCAGGTCTCGCTGCGCCAGGCTGGCTGCTCGACGATGCCCGCGGGCTGTTCACCAGTGCCTGTCGCGATGCCTGGCATGCCGATGGCGCACCGGGGCTGGTGTACACCCTCGACTGGCAGGCGCAGCCGGTGGTGCGCGCGCGTCTGCATTGGGTGCAGGCGGAAGCCAGCGCGGCAGCGGCGGCCTTGCTGCGGCGCACCGGCGAGCCGATCTACGAGCAGTGGTATCGACGTTTCTGGGAATTCACCTCTGTCCATTTCATCGATCTGCACCAGGGCAGCTGGCACCATGAGCTCGACACGGATAACCGGCCGGCCGCCAGTATCTGGCCCGGCAAGCCCGACCTGTATCACGCCTACCAGGCCGTTGTGCTGCCGCGCCTGGCGCTGGCGCCGAGCCTGGCCACGGCCTTTTCGCGCATGTAA